A region of the Gallaecimonas mangrovi genome:
TCTGCCAGATGGCCGAGGTCGGTACGAAAGCGACGTTCTTCGGGCCGAGTGCCATTTTCCACCACCAAGACCGGGGTAGAAGGGGCCAGGCCACCTGCCATTAATTCGTCAGCGATATGGCTGCTTTGGGTAAGGCCCATATAAACAGCCAGGGTGCTGTTCTGCTGAGCCAGCGCTCGCCAGTTAGTGTCATCGCCACCCGGCTGGCAATGGCCAGTAACCAGTGTCATCTGGTTGGCCAGGCCGCGATGCGTAAGGGGAACTTGCGTACGGGCACTGCATGCTGCCGCGGCGGTAATGCCGGGGACGACTTCCACATCAATATTTTCAGCACGGGCCGCCAGCACTTCTTCACCACCACGACCGAACACAAAGGGGTCGCCCCCTTTGAGCCGCACGACGCGGCGCCCGGCCTTAGCTTCTCGCACTAAAATAGCTTCAATCTCTTGTTGCGGTACTGAATGAAAGCCTTTTTCCTTACCGACCGAAATAAAATCGGCGTCACGGCGGGCCAACTCTAACACAGATTTTGCAACAAGTCGGTCATAAACAATGACATCTGCCGCCTGCAAAGCCTGCAGTGATTTTAGGGTTAAAAGGTCCGGGTCGCCCGGGCCAGCGCCGACCAGTTTTAGCCAACCTTGGCGGCTGTTATCGCCTGAGAGCAATGCCGTCAACTCCGCCTCAGCGGCGACCTCATCGCCCTTGGCTAACTGCTGACTAACATTACTGTCGAGTAGCGCTTCCCAGAAACGGCGCCGCTCACTAAAGGCGCTAAAGGTGTTGGCGACTTTGCCCCGAAAACGTCCCATTAACGCCGCCAAAGCGCCGGTCCATTGGGGTATCTCTGCTTCCAGGCGCTCACGAATTCGCCGCGCTAAAACCGGCGCTTGGCCGTTACTGGAAATAGCAATGGTAATGGGCTTGCGGTCCACCACCGCCGGCACAATGGCACTGCAAAGTTGGCGCTGATCCACCACATTTACCCAAATTTTTCGGGCATTAGCCGCTTCGGCCACCTGTTCATTGACCAGTTCATCATCGGTGGCGGCAATGGCCAGCCATACACCTTCAAGCCATTTCGGCTCAAAGACGTCACTGACATGATCAATCGGGCTGGCTGCTATTTCTGCGCACAGGCTTGGCGCTACTACCCGCACCTTGGCACCGGCTTTTAACAGCGCTTGGACCTTACGCCAGGCCACAGCGCCACCGCCAACCACCAGCACGTCCTTGCCGTGTAAATCCAAAAACAAAGGAAAGTCGTGCATTTGTTTACTCGTTAACGTGCAGGCCGCATTCACGCAGCAAGCCACCAAAGCGGGTTTCTTCTTCACTCATTTGTTCGGAAAGTGGCACCGTGGAGTGCCAGTCGCCCACCGAAACATAACCCTTGTCCCACAGCGGGTGATACGGCAGGTGATTGGCCGTTAAATAGCGATAAACATCGCGATTGGTCCAATCAATAATGGGGTAAATTTTGGTCCGCCCATCCTGCTCTTCCAATACCGCCCTGCCCTCGCGGGTACTGGATTGCTGACGCCGCAGCCCCGCAAACCAGCTTTGCACCTCAAGCTCCTTTAAGGCGCGCTGCATCGGCTCGACTTTGTTGTCATGGTTGTAGGCTTTGATACCTTCAACCCCTTGCTCCCAGCGTTTGCCAAAACGGGCTTCTTGCCAAGCGGCGCTGGTTTTCGGGCTATACACCTTGAGGTTAAGCCCTAAACGCTCAGTCAAGCTGTCAACAAAACTGTAGGTTTCAGGGAAGTGATAACCGGTGTCGATGAACACCACCGGTACCCCTGGCGCTTCTTGGCTCACCATATGCAGCATCACCGCCGCTTGAATGCCAAAGCTGGAGCTAAGGGCAAATTCGCCGGGCAGATTATCTAACGCCCAGCGCACCCTTGCCTGTGCATCCATGGCTTCAAGCTTGATGAGATCCTCAGGCGTGAAAATCGACTTTGGCATCTTTGACCTCCTTCACCACACCGGCGCGGACAACGAAATCACCAAAGCGTTCGTCGTCATTGCGTTCGGCCTGGTAGCGGCTTAGCACCGGCTTGAGTTCAGCGAGGATCTCGGTTTCGGTGAGGTTCTCGCGATAGAGTTTATTAACCCGTAAACCGCGGCCATCGGCGCCCAAATACAGGTTGTAACGGCCAGGGGCCTTACCTACCAAGCCAATCTCGGCCAGGAACGGGCGAGCACAGCCATTGGGGCAACCGGTAATACGGGTAACGATGTCTTGGTCACCCAGCGCAACCTCATCAAGCAGGTGTTGCACTTTGCCAACAAAGTCTTCGAGGTAGCGTTCGGCTTCGGCCATGGCCAAGCCACAGGTTGGCAAGGCCACACAGGCCATGGCGTTTTCGCGAAGCTTGGTAGTGGGCACCTTGAGACCAAATTCGCTAACCAGCGCTTCAACCTTGGCTTTTTCGGCCTTGGGCACACCGGCAATAATGAGGTTTTGGTTCGCCGTCATCCGAAAATCGCCCTGGTGTATTTCGGCAATGGCGCGAAGGCCGGTCAGCCAAGCCTGGCCGGGTTTGTCGATAAGACGCCCCTCCGGCACAAACAATGTGAGATGCTCGCGGCCATCCACGCCTTCGACCCACCCAAAGCGGTCGCCTTGCTGGGTAAACGTGACCGGCACTTCTGGCAGGAAAGTCACGCCAGAGCGTTTTTCCACTTCGGCTTTGAAGGCCTCAACCCCCATACGGTCGACGGTGTATTTCAGACGGGCATTTTTACGGTTATCACGGTTACCGTTATCACGCTGGGTGGTCAGCACCGCTTCGGCAACCACGTTCATCTGTTCTGGGCTAATAAAGCCCAAGCAGCTGGCGGTACGCGGGTAAGTCGTGGTGTCACCATGGGTCGTGCCCATACCGCCGCCCACCAACACGTTATAACCGCGCAGTTTGCCGTTTTCAGCAATGGCCACGTACCCCAAATCGTTGGCGTAAACATCAACGTCGTTATGGGGCGGCACGGCAACGGCGGCTTTAAATTTACGGGGCAGATAGGTGTCGCCGTACATTGGCTCACTGGAATCGGCCACCTTTTCTTCATCCAACCAAATTTCATGGTAGGCATGAGTGTTAGGCAGCAGGTGCTCAGAAAGCGCCACCGTCTGCTGGAAAACCTGCTGGTGCAGGCTTGAATCCACCGGGTTGGTGTTGCAAAGCACGTTACGGTTGACGTCACCACAAGCGGCAATGGAATCCAAAAGTGCGCTGTGCAGCCCTTGGATCAGCGGCTTAAGGCTTTCTTTTAAAATACCGTGGTACTGAAAGGTTTGGCGGGTGGTTAAACGCACGCTGCCACCGCTGAGCTCACGGCCCAACTTGTCAACGGTTAACCACTGCTGTGGGGTAATAACGCCACCGGGCACCCGTGCCCGCAACATAAAGCTGTAAAGCGGCTCTAACTTGCGCTTAGCCCGCTCGTTACGGGTGTCGCGGTCATCCTGCTGGTAAAAGCCATGGAATTTAGACAACTGGGTGTCGTCTTCACGCAGGGCGCCGGTAAAGCCGTCATGCAAGCTTTCTTCGAGGGTACCACGCAGGTGGCGGCTTTCGTTCTTAATACGTTCGTTGGGAGAAGCCATCAGTACACATCCCTCAAGTAGCGGCCTTGGGCACGCAAGTCATTCAAATAGGTTTCGCCATCGGTATTACCGTGGCTGGCAATGACATCAACCAGTGCTTGGTGAACGTCTTTGGCCATACGTTCGGCGTCGCCACACACATAGAGATAGGCGCCGTCATTCAGCCACTGCCAAACCTCGCTGCCTTGCTCTTTCAGGCGGTGCTGAACGTAAATTTTTTCGCTCTGGTCGCGGCTAAAGGCCAGGCTTAACTTGTTCAAAACCCCTTCGCCAAGCCAGCGCTGCCACTCGGTTTGGTACAAGAAGTCGTTGCGAAGGTGACGGCTGCCAAAGAACAGCCAGTTGCCACCACTGGCCTCGGCCGCCTCGCGCTCTTGCATAAAGGCACGAAACGGCGCCACACCGGTGCCAGGGCCAATCATGATCACCGGCTTATCGGCCTCAGGCAGGCGGAAGCGGTTATTCGGCTGCACATAAACCTTGACCTCGTCGCCTACTTCCAGACGCGAAATCAAACCGGATGACACGCCGTAGCGACTGTTGCCGTCGGCTTCGAAGGCCACCAGCGCAACGGTCAGGTGCACTTCATCTTCAACTTCAGCTTGTGAAGAGGCAATGGAATAGAGCCTTGGCGCCAGGGGCTTTAAGGCGTCCACCAATTGCTGCGCCGTTAACGATTCACTGCGGGTACGAATACGCTCTGGCAATTGCCCTTCGCCGTCAGACAATTGCAACTCGCTAACGGTTTTCGGGTGCAGTGTGGTCAGCTCTTTGTGCTTTAACGCAGCAAAAAGACGCTGCTTCTTGCCGTCTACGGTTACCGCTTCTTCGCCGTTTAGGCGAGTCACACCCAGCACCGCTTGTACCAGCTCATCGCTTTGCACCGGCACTATGCCAAGCGCGTCGCCGGCTTTGTATACCAGGCCGGGAACATCTAACTCCAGGTGGTAAACCTCGTGGCCGGCATCAATGGTCAGCGGGTGCACGGCTAACACTTCTGCACTCATTGGGTTGGCGCGGGTTGGCTGCGCGCCAGAGGCGCTTTGGGCAGCCGTGCCTGCGCTTTGTACTTGCGGGGCAGCATCGGCTAGCGCGGTAAGCAGCTCATCCTGCCATTGCTGCGCGGTGGCTTGAAAATCGACATCGGCGTCTTTACGCGCCAACAGGCGCTCACTACCGGCGGCAGCCAAGCGTTCGTCAAAATCTTTACCGGTTTGGCAAAACAGCGGATAAGAGCTGTCACCCAGGGCCAAAACCGAAAAGCGGGTTTGGCTAAGATCGGGAGCCCGTTTAGAGCCCAACAGCTCATGCAGGGCAATGGCATCATCAGGCGCCTCGCCGTCGCCGTGGGTAGACACTACCAGGGCGATATCTTGGGCATCACTCAACTTTTTGGCTTTAAAACCGGCCATAGAGGCTAGGGTCACGCTCAAACCGGCCGCTTTAGCCGCGTCAGCAAAGGTTTTTGCAATACCTTCGGCATTACCGGTTTGCGAACCATAAAGCACCAGCAACGGGCGGCTAGCGGCCGTAGCGGCAACCGGCGCTACGCCAGCCTGGGCTTTACCGTCAGCCAAACCGGCCAGATAACCGCTTAACCAGCGCAGGTCGTCACTGGATAACGCCGTTAATTGTTCTCTGACCGCTTGGGTCAGTTGAGTCAATACTTGAGACATGAGGGCCTGAATACCATTAATGATGAGCGCCATCTTAGAAGTGCGGATGGCCGAATGAAAGATTAAAAAAGGCTTTTGTATGCCATAACGGAATAAGGCGCGCATTGTCGGCTTTGTACGCCCCACGTAGAATGCCAAGCCGCTTATTCATCATTCACTTAGGGAGTGCGCTGTGAACGCTGAGCGCTACATTGAACTGTCTGGCCTTACCCTGTCAGCACAAGGCCAAGCCATTGCCAATAAAACGGCTGAGGCGCTGGATGCACTGGCGCCCCTGGCTGGCGGAACCGAGCTGGCCCATTACGTTTTTAAGGTGCCAGAGCTGGGTGAAGGTGGCGCCTGTTCACTGTTTGGGCAACTGGCCGACGAGCCCTATGATCTGCGCCCCATTCTGGGCGGTAAAAACGCTGACAACGACGCACTGTTGGCGCGCTTAAATGCCGCCGTTGCCCATATTACCGCCCAAACGCAAGTTGACTGGTTAGGTTTATATCCGGCTAAAACCAACGCCGACGGCGACAAGGTGTTAGTCAAGGCCGCCTATCGCGGCGCGCCGTCTCGCGCTGAATTTCCGCTAAACGCGCAATTTGCCACCATTTCCAATAACGCCACCGTCGGTTTAACCGGTAAAGGCCGTTTGATTCAAGATGTGGCAGGTTACTTAAAAGAGGGCGGCGAATATTACACTTGCGACCCCAAAGTCCAGGCTGAACTTTGCATTCCGCTTTATAACGATAGCGGCGACACCATTGGTATTCTCGATGCTGAAGCCTTCAGCCCCCATTATTTCGACGACCACAAGCTCGGTATTTTTGTGGGGCTAGCGCTTTGGGCGGCTCGCCAGTTTGTATAAAAAAGGCCCGTTGGGGCCTTTTTTATTACCAGAGCGCAGCGCCTTTCATCGCGCTTATCAACTTGTCTGAAAAATCCTGCGCCGCCGTATCAATGTTAACGTCAGGATTGACGGTATCGGTTTGTGCCGACCACACCAGTTGCTCGTCTTTCACGCGGTATAAATCACTTTCTAAATAAAAATGCTGGAACTGCTTGTAATAACCCGGTTCGGAAATTTGCATGTAAAGGCCGGGGTAAACATTACTAAAAGGCCCGTAAAGGAAAGGGTCGGGTGAATAACTGGTTGCCCCTGGCACATAACGGGTTTGGGTATCGGTTCTTAGCAGCGCAACAACCAAGGCATGGTCGGCACCTTTGGCTTTTACCGCCGCAATGAGTGCTTCACGGGTCGTTTTTCCCGGCGCCATTTTCGCACCGAGAGCGCGCAAACTGCTTTGCGCTTCAACGCCCGCCGCTTTTAATTTTTTTACCAAGGCATCTTCAGCCCCTTGGCGCACTGGTAATTCGTGACTCAAGGCAAAAACCATAATGTTTTTCGCCTTCACCTGGTTGTTCGGCATTTTCCAGGTACCCGTTACCGTGGTGTTACTGCTGCAGCCAACAAGAAGTAGCCCAAACAGCACTATTTTCATCCATTTCATAGACCTAGTCCTTAGGCAAGTAAGCGCACTTTTTAACCATACACCCAGAACTTTGACCGGGTCGAACAAAAAAAGACCTGGCAAAGCCAGGCCTTTTTACCAAGAACACTTATTTAGAAATGCATGGTCAACGACGCATAAGCGCCGTCCAATTTGATGTTGGCATCAAAGTCACCAATGTCTTCAAGTTTCAGGTCAACCGCCCGGTAGCCCAACTGCACACCCACATCAACCGGCCCTGGAATATCAAAGTCATAACCAACAAAGGCCCGGTAATCGGTGAGGCGGTTGCCGCTGTAGGCAATGCCATTACCCAAGGCACCAACGTAAAGCCCGGTAAGCGGCAAATTAACACGGCCATTGAGGTACAACATCGGAACCCATTCATCAACAGGTTCCTCAGCACTGCCAATCAGGTCGTTATTTAATTTCAGGTGGCCGTCAAGCTTACGACCGGTGATGCCTACATCTAAATCACCACCGGTATCCCAAAGCTCGTAATAGAAGGTGACATCGGTCATTTTCAGTTTTAAGTCGCTGTTGATCTCAGAGCCGATGGGATAAGTGGTGTCGTCAAACTCCACGTTTTCATCCAGGCGGCCAGTGCCGCTTTCTGAAATATTGCTATAGGCAAGACGAATATTGGGAATAACCGGAATAGGATGTTCGAAATTAATAAACCATTGGGTAAGGTCGGCGTGCTTTAGGCCCATTTCGTCCTTAACACCCACATCTTCCGATAACACGTTACCCGAAAAATCGTTATTCCATTGACCGATACCAGCATAAATACCTAAACCGTCAGCAACGGCAGGCAAACTGATACCTGTGGCGATGGTGGCAGCAAACAGCAGTTTTTTCATCGGTTTCATCCCTTGTCAACACTGTCTCCAAGGGTAGTAGGCCAGGTAGGTTATCGACAGTCAGGCCATTAAAAACCGCTATTCTATTCAGCTACAGGCAGTAAAAAGGCCTGCTGTTGCAGGCCTTTTTCAGGTCATTAGCACTTAGAAATGCATGGTCACGTTAACAAAGGGGCCCGAGATATCAAGGTCAGTATTAAAGTCACCGATATCGCTCAGTTTCAGCTCCAGACGGCGATAACCCGCCTCAACACCCACATCGAAAGGCCCTGGAATATCAAGGGTATAACCGATAAGTGCGCTGTAATCGTAGATATGGTTGCCGCTGTAGGCAATGCCGTTACCCTGTACCTGGGCATAAAGGCCGGTAAATGGCAGGTCAATGCGCAGATTGCCATAAGCCATAGGCACCCAGTCGTTGACGCTGGAGCTGGCTTGATTGCTACCACCCGGGTCACTTAACTGCATGTAACCGTCAAACTTACGGCCAGTGACACCCACGTCAAAATCCGCGCCGGTATCCCACAGTTCGTAATACAAGGTGACGTCAGTCATTTTCAGTGCCAGGTGAGAATCCACCTGACCGGAGTAAGTGTTGCCATCGTAAGTAATGCCGCTATCAAGGGTGCCAGAACCGGCCTGGTCAATATCGCTGTAGGCAATGCGGACATTGGGAATAAGCGGAATGGGATGCTCAAAGTTCACATACCACTGCACCAGGTCGGCGCTGTCTAAACCCAATTCATTATCGGCGGAAGTTGAGGTGCCAAGCAGGTCGCCCGACATATCGTTTTTCCAGTAGCCAGCACCGGCATAAATACCGAGAAAGTCAGCGTGGGCAGGCAATACCACCACTGCACTTGCCAGGCTTGCAAGCAACAACGTTTTTTTCATGTCCATCTTACTCCGTGGATTAGTGGCACAAAGAGTATCCGCAGCGTCAAATTGCTACAAGCAACCCTTTGTTACATGGGCAAAAAACAGGCGATATTACCAGCAGATGGCAATGCCAGACACCCTTGCTCAAAAATAGATAACAGCCTTACCTAATTAGGCGGCGAGATAAGCGGGATACATAAATAGCAAGAATAAAAAAAGGCCGCACAGCGGCGGCCTGGTTTTCTTTGTTTATCCTTTATCCGCGGTCAAGCAGCGCTTCTAAATCAACCACGGCGGCATTGGCACGGCTAACGTAGTTGGCCATCACCAACGAGTGGTTGGCCATAAAACCAAAACCCGAGCCATTTAAAATAATGGGGCTCCACACCGTTTGCTGCGTCGATTCCAATTCCCTGATCACTTGGCGCAGGCTCACCAGCGCGTGCTTGTTTTCAAGGATGGGGCCGAAATCCACTTCGGCCGCTTTCAGAATATGCAGCAAGCCCCAGCTGTAACCCCGAGCTTCATAAAAAACGTCATCAAGCTTCCACCAAGAGGTGGTGACTTTATCGGCGGCGGTTTCTTTGTCTTCCGGCACGTCTAAACTTTCGCGGCCCACTGAAGCGGCCAAACGCTGGCTATAACTGCCCAGGCGTTTTTCAACCAAGCGCAAAAGCTCACGCAGGTTATCAGCTCTTGCATAAAACTCGGCTTTATTAGGACCGGTTTGACTTAACCGCGCCCGGTACGATTTTAAATGGTTAATGCCACGGCGATACTCACCTTCCGCACGTGGTGCTATCCAAGAACGGCGGTCAACGTTAAAAAGTGGCTGCGCTTCTTTGAGGTCGGGATCTTCCTGCGACTGCGATTGTGAGCGGGACAGCTCGTTACGCATCACCAACGTGGTGTCACGCAACAGCTCCAAGTTACCAAACTCCCAGGCGGGCATATTGTCGAGGAACACCGACGGCGGGGTAATGTCATTAGACAAAAAGCCGCCGGGCTTATCCAGCAAGGTGCTGGCGATTTTAATCACGGCAGTGGTGGTAGTGGTACCGGTAACATCAGGCAGGTTGTCTTCCTTCATGGCTTGTTCCGTTGCCGCTTTAACATCGAAACGGTCCGGCTCAATTGACCAATACACGCCAAGCAGATAGCCAGCCAGCACCAGCCCAACCAGGCTCAAGGTAATGACTTTTCCTCTCGACATATCCGTTACTCCTTCCTTTTTATAAGTACCTTGCAGTGATAACAACCGGTGCCAATGCAGCTGCCAAATAGTGGCCCAAACCATAACATGACGCCCGCACAGGTACGACCACTTTCAATGTAAGCAAAGATGCACAGCGGTGCGCAATCGCATTATTTTCTCATTTTAAAACGGCTTACGTCATCTATCGCGGTTAGGGCGCTGAAGCCATAAACCGCGAAAACAGCACTTATTAAATTTTTCACCGGTCATGTGCTTGTCACATTGAGTCTTTAGGGTTCGCGTCGTTTTCACCCTACAAACTCAAAGCAGATCATAGAGATAAGTCTAACCATGAAATTACTGACTAAACCTTCTGTATTGTGTGTATCCACTCTTCTCGCGCTGTCTTCCTTTTGTGCCCTGGCCGGTACCGTTACCACCAACGGCCCAGACTTAGTGGTTAATACCGACAATGGCGGCCTGGAATTACACACTGCTGACGACGCCTTCGCCTTTAAGTTTTCCGGTAAAATTCAGCTCGACGCTACCCGTTTTGATGGTCTGGCTGCCGCCAGCGAAAACAAGCCCTTTGCCAGCACCACCGACGCCTTTGTACGCCGTGGCCAACTGAAATTTGAAGGCACCGCCTTTAGCGACTGGAATTACGGCCTGCGTCTTAATTTTGATGGCAACGAAGACGGCACCGACGTTGACTGGGTATGGCTGCAATACAACGGTTTTGATTTTGCCAATATCACCGTTGGTAAATACCGCGTTTATTATGGCCTTGAAGGCGCTACCAGCTCGTCTTGGATAACCGGTATGGAACGCCCGGCCATGTACGATTTTCTGGCCGGCAGTGACGATACCAACTTTGGCATTCGCGCCATGCACGCCGGCGACAACTACAGCCTGAGCGCACAGATTGCCACCAACGGCGATAAGCCAGATGACGGTAATAACGACATCTACGGCTACACCTTGCGTGCCACCTACGCACCGATTTTAGAGCCTGACCAAATTCTGCATTTGGGCGTCGACTACCACGATGCCAACCCCAGCGATAACGAAACCAAGTTGCAGTCCCGCTTTGGTATTCGCTCCGATGCTGATGACAAAATGCGCTTTGCCGATATCGACAACACCACCAGCGACAACGAATATGTGCTGGAAGCCGGTTACCAGCTAAAAGGTTTGCGCCTGCAAAGTGAGTATTTCAAACGCAAAACCCACGGCTATAACGACGAAGACTACGCCAGCTCAGATATCGACGGTTACTACGGCCAAATTTCATACCTGTTTGGTGCTAGCCGTAAATACGACGTGGCCAAAGGTCGCTGGAAAAAACCAACCAACTTCAACAGTTACGAAGTTTTTGCTCGCTACGAGTCCATTGACATTAATGCCAACGAAGCCGCGACCAAGAAAAACATCGATAACAACGTTGACGGCGTGGAAGCCGCGGTGCGCGGCGCCAAACACACCACCAACGAATTTACCGTTGGCGTGAACTACTTTGTGAACGAGAGCATTCGTACTTCCCTGAACTACATCACTTACCGCGTCAGCAACATCGATACTTCTGCCGATATTGATGGTTACGCTGTTAAAAATGATTCCAAAGCCGTGGTGGCTCGTCTGCAATACGTCTTTTAAGGAGCCCCAAAGATGATGCGCTCAGTACTGACGCTCACTACCGCCGCCGCTTTGCTGGCCAGCTTTGCTAGCTGGTCAGCACCGGCACCAGCATGGGCCGCAGGCGCCAATGTGGCAGTTGCCATCGCCGCCCTGCACCCCACACAACCGAGCCTGGGTTACAAAGAAGTCGCCTACAAGGTAAACCGCTACAAGCTCGACGCCCATAAGCGCTTTGATGTGTTCTGTGAAGATGCCGGGCAACAAGGGGTAGCCACCTACAACAGCGATTCGTCCCTGCACGACTTAAGCAGTTTTCGCTGCAAAGCGCCGGTTGGCAGCCACCCGCACGATATGAAAACGGCGGTAATAGCGCCTAACGGCCAGCTTTACCTCACCGATGGTCATCATACCTATGCCAGCTTTGCCGAACTTGCCGGCAGCGACACCAAGGTCTTCGTGCATATCACCGATGACTTTCGCCAGTTGCCAAGCATGAGCGCCTTCTGGCAGCAAATGCAAAAACGCCACCTGGTGTGGCTGCAAAATGGCGCCGGTAACACCCTTTCCCCGCAAGCGCTGCCGCAGCACTTGGGGTTGAAATATCTCACCGACGACCCTTACCGGTCATTGGTGTATTTCACCAAGAAAGTGGCTTACCAAAAACCCCATAACGCACCGCCGTTTTTGGAGTTCTATTGGGGGCAGTGGCTGGCTAAGCAGCTGCCTCTCAAACAAGGCATGGTCGACAGTAAATACGCCTACAAAGATACCGTCGAAAAAGCGGCCAAGTTAATGGTAAACGTGGGTAAAAACACCGTTATTGCCCACACCGCCATTGGCCCAACAACGGCCAAGCAAATGGGGGCACTTACACGCATCAACAAAAAGGCGCTTGGCAAGTTAGTCTCGGCTAGGGGCAAACTCAGCTACGCTTTTTACTAAAATAACGGCCCACAGCAGTGGGCTTTTTTTTGGCCGCTTGCCAAGCTTGCTTTACTGGTTGTACCAGTCTAACGTGATGGGGCCTCACTCAATACAGGACTTAACAATGACGGATTTGGTTACCACAACAGTCAAGGACGGCGTCATGGTTGTTAGCCTCAACCGCGTCGACAAGAAAAATGCCTTAACCCAGGCGATGTACGACGGCCTAACAGCCGCCTTAAATGCCGCCTCAGCGCAAAACGAGGTAAAGGTGTTGCTGCTTGCCGGCAGTAACGAGGTGTTTTGCGCCGGTAACGATCTGGAAGATTTTCTGACCTTAAAAGAGCTGAGCCAAGACAGCCCTATTCTGCGTTTTCTCACCACCCTGGTGCGCTTTAAAAAGCCGCTGCTGGCGGCCGTTGCTGGCCCGGCGGTAGGGGTGGGCACCACGGTACTGCTGCATTGCGACTTAGTGGTCGCTGACAGCCAAAGCCGCTTTCAGTTGCCCTTTGTCGCGCTTGGGCTGTGCGCTGAAGCAGGTTCATCGCTATTGCTGGCAGAGCGCGTTGGCCAGGCCAAAGCCAACGAGTGGCTGCTAACCGGCAAACCCTTTAGCGCCGCCGAAGCCTTGCAATATGGGCTGATTAACCAAGTGGTGGACGGCCAGGTTGTTGAAACCGGCTTGGCTATTGCCAAACAACTGGCCACCTTGCCGTCGGGCGCCATGATGGCAACCAAGGCGCTTATCCGCCAGCCACACCAAGCCAAGGCTGAAAAAGCCATATTCGACGAGGCAGAGCAGTTTGTAAAACTGCTACAAGGTGATGAATGCAAAGCCGCCATTAAAGCCTTCTTCAGCCGGCGCTAGGGCGCCGGGTAGGCCTAACCAGTAGCCAAATCACCACAATAGGCACCCACAGCGGGATAGCAACAAAGGCCAGCCCGAAAAAGACACTCAGGGCAATAAAGGCCAATAGCACAACAACCCCAACCAGGGTGCCACCTACCGCCAACAATGCCACCAGTAGCGCCAGGCCTGCCACGGCTACACCCGCTAAGGGGTTGGCCGAATGCCACTGCCAATCATCACCATTGAAGGTAATGAAACTGTGATGCCAGTGGCTGCCAAAGGCAAAGTACAACCAGGCAGCCACCAGCAACAATAAGATCAGTGATTTCTTTCCCATTGTCCCTCCAGGTAAGGTTTCACTGGCATCAGCCAAACGGCAACGAAGTACAACACCAAAGTGGTAACGGGCGAGATCAACAAGGCAATAAAGGCCGCCAGTCTTACCCAGCCACGGTCAACGCCGATAACTGGTGCCAAACCGGCACAAACACCAAACAGCAACTTATTGCTTTTATCTCTAAACCAACGGTTACGCATTTTTGACT
Encoded here:
- a CDS encoding TIGR04219 family outer membrane beta-barrel protein, yielding MKKLLFAATIATGISLPAVADGLGIYAGIGQWNNDFSGNVLSEDVGVKDEMGLKHADLTQWFINFEHPIPVIPNIRLAYSNISESGTGRLDENVEFDDTTYPIGSEINSDLKLKMTDVTFYYELWDTGGDLDVGITGRKLDGHLKLNNDLIGSAEEPVDEWVPMLYLNGRVNLPLTGLYVGALGNGIAYSGNRLTDYRAFVGYDFDIPGPVDVGVQLGYRAVDLKLEDIGDFDANIKLDGAYASLTMHF
- a CDS encoding PspC domain-containing protein, which encodes MRNRWFRDKSNKLLFGVCAGLAPVIGVDRGWVRLAAFIALLISPVTTLVLYFVAVWLMPVKPYLEGQWERNH
- a CDS encoding enoyl-CoA hydratase-related protein; amino-acid sequence: MTDLVTTTVKDGVMVVSLNRVDKKNALTQAMYDGLTAALNAASAQNEVKVLLLAGSNEVFCAGNDLEDFLTLKELSQDSPILRFLTTLVRFKKPLLAAVAGPAVGVGTTVLLHCDLVVADSQSRFQLPFVALGLCAEAGSSLLLAERVGQAKANEWLLTGKPFSAAEALQYGLINQVVDGQVVETGLAIAKQLATLPSGAMMATKALIRQPHQAKAEKAIFDEAEQFVKLLQGDECKAAIKAFFSRR
- a CDS encoding TIGR04219 family outer membrane beta-barrel protein, giving the protein MKKTLLLASLASAVVVLPAHADFLGIYAGAGYWKNDMSGDLLGTSTSADNELGLDSADLVQWYVNFEHPIPLIPNVRIAYSDIDQAGSGTLDSGITYDGNTYSGQVDSHLALKMTDVTLYYELWDTGADFDVGVTGRKFDGYMQLSDPGGSNQASSSVNDWVPMAYGNLRIDLPFTGLYAQVQGNGIAYSGNHIYDYSALIGYTLDIPGPFDVGVEAGYRRLELKLSDIGDFNTDLDISGPFVNVTMHF
- a CDS encoding OprO/OprP family phosphate-selective porin codes for the protein MKLLTKPSVLCVSTLLALSSFCALAGTVTTNGPDLVVNTDNGGLELHTADDAFAFKFSGKIQLDATRFDGLAAASENKPFASTTDAFVRRGQLKFEGTAFSDWNYGLRLNFDGNEDGTDVDWVWLQYNGFDFANITVGKYRVYYGLEGATSSSWITGMERPAMYDFLAGSDDTNFGIRAMHAGDNYSLSAQIATNGDKPDDGNNDIYGYTLRATYAPILEPDQILHLGVDYHDANPSDNETKLQSRFGIRSDADDKMRFADIDNTTSDNEYVLEAGYQLKGLRLQSEYFKRKTHGYNDEDYASSDIDGYYGQISYLFGASRKYDVAKGRWKKPTNFNSYEVFARYESIDINANEAATKKNIDNNVDGVEAAVRGAKHTTNEFTVGVNYFVNESIRTSLNYITYRVSNIDTSADIDGYAVKNDSKAVVARLQYVF
- a CDS encoding DUF2333 family protein, which encodes MSRGKVITLSLVGLVLAGYLLGVYWSIEPDRFDVKAATEQAMKEDNLPDVTGTTTTTAVIKIASTLLDKPGGFLSNDITPPSVFLDNMPAWEFGNLELLRDTTLVMRNELSRSQSQSQEDPDLKEAQPLFNVDRRSWIAPRAEGEYRRGINHLKSYRARLSQTGPNKAEFYARADNLRELLRLVEKRLGSYSQRLAASVGRESLDVPEDKETAADKVTTSWWKLDDVFYEARGYSWGLLHILKAAEVDFGPILENKHALVSLRQVIRELESTQQTVWSPIILNGSGFGFMANHSLVMANYVSRANAAVVDLEALLDRG
- a CDS encoding ParB/Srx family N-terminal domain-containing protein; translation: MMRSVLTLTTAAALLASFASWSAPAPAWAAGANVAVAIAALHPTQPSLGYKEVAYKVNRYKLDAHKRFDVFCEDAGQQGVATYNSDSSLHDLSSFRCKAPVGSHPHDMKTAVIAPNGQLYLTDGHHTYASFAELAGSDTKVFVHITDDFRQLPSMSAFWQQMQKRHLVWLQNGAGNTLSPQALPQHLGLKYLTDDPYRSLVYFTKKVAYQKPHNAPPFLEFYWGQWLAKQLPLKQGMVDSKYAYKDTVEKAAKLMVNVGKNTVIAHTAIGPTTAKQMGALTRINKKALGKLVSARGKLSYAFY